In the genome of Podospora pseudocomata strain CBS 415.72m chromosome 2 map unlocalized CBS415.72m_2.2, whole genome shotgun sequence, one region contains:
- a CDS encoding uncharacterized protein (COG:E; EggNog:ENOG503NV4N), which produces MEPEALNKRTKLGVTSGVYIPVCLNILSILMFLRFGLILGQIGLLGMLGLLLVAYLVDFVTTLSLSAIASNGEVKGGGAYYLISRSLGPEFGGSIGLLFYLAQVLNTALNVVGLIDCIKLNFYDVMPHGYWWDYLFETVALVVCTGLCLAGSSIFAKASNALLVVLVVAILSIPFSAVFNPAFIDADKGIEFTGVSLATLKANLFPHTTGMEYAGFDTFRSLFGVLFPATSGIFAGASMSGDLRNPSKSIPRGTLWAMFSTLIAYLLVIFSLASSTTHSSFLRNGNVIQETNVYPPIIFAGEFATTFFSALMGVIGSAKLMQALARDKLFPGLSVFGKGTKKADEPIVAIFLTYICAQMAMFANLNQIATLISMGYQMTFFVMNLACFLLKIGSAPNFRPGFKFFNWQTAFIGSILSAAAMFFIDETYATTAVCLLVFLFLLIHYLSPPKHWGDVSQNLIYHQVRKYLLRLKPEHIKFWRPQIILLINNPRRQTRLIQFCNSMKKGSLYILGHVIVTDDFTMGVNEAKMQQTAWSKYISEYSRIKAFVQLAMSPSITWGVRNLILSAGLGGMRPNIAVLGFYNMDDLRRSQSSLQVPEAPISPATAARTDDKTETPVRRRKRGDTSARLMEGSLPTDAIKTEDMMSATSYMTILEDLALRYRLNVAIGKGFDTLETPRKDKTNTKKYIDLWPIQMSAAISADGQSVLTTNFDTYTLILQLGFILHTVPAWKAAHKLRVLVFVEYESEVAEEKVRLKTLLNKLRIDAEILVFWLASGDLSTYETIIHGHYKSPETDNVVNECLKNQEWWEDLQNYRSSRSMTGSQEFASISHVVESTSGRPGLYNPHAPPQEGLERRRHSLAQLTELPKKPTVSQLVKMGISMGIHTQNLPFNVFDSSDSDIGIDSDSDSDSSDTAGADGTFNDADSVASEGEDGTRRPLLATIRRRRSYGDVLAPAPRSPRKERRPKGSHSSTPRSYGSITPVPRTASDLSVNRSSNGGERSTSPQAKRGILKPERPPLARQGSTAMRFSSNLVPQTTITNEEGTGPRIMFAEDSGTRSPAFSRQGSVIGLSARMAEDAPLLGSDDNVADKKVAFAEGIKSPARSRRNSASKGQDNGGDASLNIASLLDSYQLPDDDASNNNGSSYSTQGLALSFNDLPSRAQHLILNELMHKQSKDTAVLFTTLPIPEENTCQSEEASLAYLSDVEVLCNGLPPTLLVLSNNMTVTVSL; this is translated from the exons TTCTTGGACAAATCGGCCTACTGGGCATGCTTG GCCTGCTTCTCGTTGCCTATCTCGTAGACTTTGTGACCACTCTTTCGCTCTCCGCTATTGCTTCCAATGGAGAGGTCAAGGGCGGAGGTGCCTACTACCTCATCTCGAGATCTCTCGGTCCCGAGTTCGGCGGCTCTATCGGCCTGCTCTTCTACCTCGCTCAGGTCTTGAACACGGCCCTCAACGTTGTCGGTCTTATTGATTGCATTAAACTCAACTTTTACGATGTCATGCCCCATGGATACTGGTGGGACTATCTCTTTGAGACGGTTGCTCTGGTGGTGTGCACTGGGCTTTGCCTTGCTGGAAGCTCCATCTTTGCCAAAGCCAGCAACGCGCTTCTGGTGGTGCTTGTCGTCGCCATCCTCAGCATCCCCTTCTCAGCCGTGTTCAACCCAGCCTTCATTGATGCGGACAAGGGGATCGAGTTCACGGGCGTGAGTCTCGCAACCCTGAAAGCAAACCTCTTTCCACACACTACCGGCATGGAGTATGCCGGTTTTGATACTTTTAGAAGTCTCTTCGGTGTCTTGTTTCCGGCAACTTCGGGTATCTTTGCCGGTGCGTCCATGTCGGGAGACCTTCGAAACCCCAGCAAATCCATTCCTCGTGGAACACTATGGGCCATGTTCTCGACCCTCATTGCCTACTTGCTGGTGATCTTTTCTTTGGCGTCTAGCACAACTCACAGCTCGTTTCTCCGGAACGGCAACGTTATTCAGGAAACAAATGTCTACCCTCCCATCATCTTTGCCGGAGAGTTCGCCAcgaccttcttctcggccctCATGGGAGTGATTGGCTCTGCAAAGCTCATGCAAGCTCTCGCCAGAGACAAGTTATTCCCGGGTCTGTCAGTATTCGGCAAGGGGACGAAAAAGGCGGACGAGCCTATCGTTGCTATCTTTTTGACCTACATATGTGCCCAGATGGCCATGTTTGCCAACCTTAACCAGATCGCCACCTTGATCTCCATGGGATATCAG ATGACCTTCTTCGTCATGAATCTTGCGTGTTTCCTTCTCAAGATTGGCTCGGCGCCAAACTTCAGACCGGGCTTCAAGTTCTTCAACTGGCAAACGGCCTTCATTGGCAGCATCCTCTCGGCCGCTGCCATGTTCTTCATTGATGAGACCTATGCCACCACGGCCGTCTGCCTCTTGGTCTTTTTGTTCCTGCTGATTCACTATCTGAGTCCCCCCAAGCACTGGGGTGACGTTTCGCAAAACTTGATCTATCATCAAGTGCGCAAGTACCTGCTACGTCTCAAGCCCGAGCATATCAAGTTCTGGAGACCCCAGATCATCCTGCTCATCAATAACCCGAGGCGGCAAACCCGCCTTATTCAATTCTGCAACTCGATGAAGAAGGGCTCCCTCTACATCCTCGGCCATGTCATCGTCACTGACGACTTCACCATGGGCGTCAACGAGGCCAAGATGCAACAAACGGCTTGGTCCAAGTACATCTCCGAATACTCAAGGATCAAGGCCTTTGTGCAGCTCGCCATGtctccatccatcacctGGGGTGTCAGAAACCTGATTTTGTCTGCAGGCCTAGGGGGCATGAGGCCCAACATCGCAGTGCTTGGATTTTATAACATGGATGACTTGCGCCGCTCCCAGTCCTCCCTCCAGGTTCCTGAGGCGCCCATCTCCCCCGCAACGGCTGCCCGGACAGACGACAAGACGGAGACTCCGGTCcgcaggaggaagagaggagacACATCGGCGCGCTTGATGGAAGGGTCGTTGCCCACCGATGCGATCAAGACTGAAGACATGATGTCTGCCACGAGTTACATGACCATCCTGGAAGACTTGGCTCTGAGGTACCGGCTGAACGTTGCGATTGGCAAAGGATTTGATACGCTTGAAACGCCTCGGAAGGATAAGACGAACACCAAGAAGTACATCGACTTGTGGCCTATCCAGATGTCTGCTGCGATTAGTGCTGATGGTCAGAGCGTTTTGACCACCAATTTTGACACAT ACACATTGATTCTTCAGCTTGGGTTCATCCTTCACACCGTACCCGCTTGGAAAGCAGCACACAAGCTTCGAGTGCTCGTCTTTGTCGAATACGAAAGCGAGGTCGCCGAAGAAAAGGTCAGACTCAAGACGctgctcaacaagctcagAATCGACGCCGAAATCTTGGTCTTTTGGCTCGCCTCTGGTGACCTCTCGACTTACGAGACCATCATCCACGGCCATTACAAGAGTCCAGAGACGGATAATGTGGTTAACGAGTGTCTCAAGAACCAAGAATGGTGGGAGGATTTGCAAAACTACCGCAGCAGCCGGTCGATGACGGGCTCACAAGAATTTGCCTCGATATCACACGTCGTTGAATCTACGTCGGGACGGCCGGGACTCTACAATCCCCATGCCCCGCCGCAGGAGGGACTCGAAAGGCGGCGCCATAGTTTGGCGCAGCTGACGGAACTTCCCAAGAAGCCGACAGTGTCGcagctggtcaagatggGCATCAGCATGGGCATTCACACACAAAACCTGCCCTTTAACGTCTTTGACAGCTCGGACTCGGATATTGGCATTGATAGCGATAGCGACAGCGACTCCTCCGACACGGCTGGCGCAGACGGGACGTTCAATGACGCGGACAGTGTGGCAAGcgagggtgaagatggcACAAGGCGTCCCCTCCTCGCGACAATCCGCCGGCGAAGAAGCTACGGAGATGTACTCGCCCCGGcaccaagaagcccaaggaaAGAGAGGAGGCCAAAGGGTTCGCACTCATCGACACCGCGGTCTTATGGGTCAATAACACCGGTTCCACGGACTGCGAGTGACCTAAGCGTCAACCGATCCAGCAACGGTGGGGAGCGGTCAACATCGCCCCAAGCCAAGCGTGGGATCTTGAAGCCCGAAAGACCCCCTTTGGCGCGCCAAGGATCGACTGCAATGAGATTCTCCAGCAATCTCGTCCCTCAGACCACAATCACCAACGAGGAAGGCACCGGCCCAAGAATCATGTTTGCCGAAGATTCTGGGACACGCAGCCCTGCCTTTTCCCGACAAGGTTCAGTTATCGGTTTGTCAGCCAGAATGGCCGAGGATGCACCGCTTCTCGGAAGCGATGATAACGTGGCCGATAAAAAGGTTGCGTTTGCAGAGGGTATCAAGTCCCCGGCAAGGTCGCGTCGGAACTCGGCATCAAAAGGACAGGATAATGGTGGCGACGCTTCACTCAACATTGCCAGCTTGCTCGACTCTTACCAGCTTCCTGACGACGACGCCAGCAACAATAACGGCTCGAGCTACTCTACTCAGGGGTTGGCTTTGTCATTCAACGATCTCCCGAGCCGCGCGCAGCATTTGATTCTCAACGAGCTGATGCATAAGCAAAGCAAGGACACGGCTGTCTTGTTCACCACACTTCCTATTCCCGAAGAGAACACCTGTCAAAGTGAGGAGGCGAGTCTGGCATATCTGTCTGATGTCGAGGTGTTGTGCAACGGCCTGCCGCCCACCTTGCTGGTTCTGAGCAACAACATGACAGTGACCGTCAGTCTCTAG